DNA from Pseudomonas putida:
CAGGTCGATACTGCCGCTGTCCAGCGCGGGTTGGCCCCAGCACAGGGCGGTGTAGGATTTTTCGGTTTCGCGGTCGTGGAACTGGCGCGACAGCTCGCGGTGGCTGTCGGCATCGCGGGCCAGCAGGATGATGCCGGAGGTTTCCCAGTCCAGACGGTGCACGATCAGTGCGTCGGGGTAGCCGTTTTCCTGCAGGCGGGTGATCAGGCAGTCCTTGTTGTCCTCGGCGCGGCCGGGCACCGACAGCAGCAGGGTCGGCTTGTTGATCACCAGGATGGCGGCGTCTTCGAAGAGGATCTGGACATTCGACAGCGGCATTGCAGTTCTCACGAAAGTAGCAGAAAACGCTGGGGCCGCTTTGCGGCCCTTTCGCGACACAAGGCCGCTCCCACAGGGGAGTGCATAACCCTTGTGGGAGCGGCCTTGTGTCGCGAAAGGCTGCAACGCAGCCCCAGCTTTAGCCTGATCAGCGATCCGGCAGGGTGATGTTCAGCTCCAGAATCGAGCAGCTGCCCTGGTTTTCCAGCTCGATATGCACGTCATCGTTGCCGATGTTCACATACTTGCGGATCACCTCCAGCAGTTCTTTCTGCAGCGCCGGCAGGTAGTCCGGCTCGCTGCGTTGGCCGCGCTCGTGCGCCACGATGATCTGTAGACGCTCTTTCGCTACCGACGCGCTGGTCTGTTTCTGTCTGCCACGAAAGAAGTCAAAAAGGTTCATGGTTTACTTGCCTCCAAACAGT
Protein-coding regions in this window:
- a CDS encoding RluA family pseudouridine synthase — protein: MPLSNVQILFEDAAILVINKPTLLLSVPGRAEDNKDCLITRLQENGYPDALIVHRLDWETSGIILLARDADSHRELSRQFHDRETEKSYTALCWGQPALDSGSIDLPLRYDPPTKPRHVVDHEQGKHALTFWRIVERCGDYCRVELTPITGRSHQLRVHMLSIGHPLLGDRLYANPEALAAHERLCLHASMLSFTHPVSGERLKFECPAPF
- the minE gene encoding cell division topological specificity factor MinE is translated as MNLFDFFRGRQKQTSASVAKERLQIIVAHERGQRSEPDYLPALQKELLEVIRKYVNIGNDDVHIELENQGSCSILELNITLPDR